In the genome of Desulfovibrio sp. Huiquan2017, the window CTTGGCCACCAGGCCGCCGCCGAACTTGGTCTTGGTCGCCCCCCACTTGAGCACGTCGGGGATGTTGGAGTCCTCGCCCGCAAAATATTCTTCGATATGGCGCGACAGGGATTCCGAGGTGTTCAGGCAGGGAAGAACATCAACGAATCTGAACATCTGGACCTTGAAATCCTCGTTCTTCATGGCCCAATCCATGACCTTTCCAGTCCACCAGCCTTTGTTGAAAACCGAAGGAGATTCGCCGGAAATGGACGTAAAAAACTCCCTGCCCCGAGCGATAATTCTCGGGTCCAGGGAGGTCGGTGTAACGGACATTGTTGGCTCCTTGCGTTCTAGTCGTTTTCGTGAGGTAGCGGTATGACCCGTGATTCCTTGACCGTGGTCAGGACGATGGTCGAATTGGTGTCCCGAACCGGCCCGAGCGTGCCGAACTTGGCCAGAGTCGCCTGCAAGGCTTCGGTGTCTTCCACCCTGACCTTGACCAGGTACGAATCCCGCCCGGCCGTGTAATGGACTTCCAGGACCTCCGGAAATTCCGCCAGCTTCTGACCGACCTCGGTGGCGCCCACCCCCTCTTCCACCCGAATGGAAGTGAAGGCCGTCAGCCCCCGGCCCAGTGCTTTGTGGTTGACAATACATTCATAGCCCTTGATGATGTCGCCCTTCCTCAACTTGCGCACGCGCTCAAGCACGGCCGAGGGAGCCTTGCCGACTTTTCGGGCTATTTCGGCATTGGAAATCTTCCCGTCTTCCTGAAGTATATTCAGTATTTCCAAATCCAGTTTGTCAATCTTTCTGATATTCATGGTATAAAGAAATAATATTCTTTCCATTTTCTGTCAAGCGCCTCGGCGCGCCCGGGCCGCCGCCCGCGCACATACGACTTTTCTTTTCCCCTTTCCTCGGATAATCTGACAAATCGATATGTTCGACCGATAATCTCGGGACATTGCAAGGAACCGCACCGCATGGCCACCACCAACAAACGCAGCCCAACCGACGCCCGGGTCGCCCTTTCCACCCGGAACGGCGGCTTGGTCCTGGCCCTGTCCGGCCGTCTGGACGCGACCGGAACCGCCGCCATCTGGAATGACGTCGTCAAAGGCGCGTCCTCGGCGGGCTTCACTCGGCTGACCGCCGACTGCGCGGGCGTGACCTACATGGACGGTTCGGGTGTGGCCCTGCTGCTCAAGCTCAAGGAACTGTGCGCCGAGAAACGGGCCGCCATAGACCTGACCAACCTGCGCGACGAGGACCGCAGGCTGATCGGCCTGACCTGGGACTCGATCCTGCCCAAGTGGCGGGACAGCGAGCGCGAACAGCGCGGGCTGGCCGAATCCCTGAGCGTGACGGGTAATGAATTGCGGCAGGGCCTCCGGGCGATGATCGCCTTTGTGGGCGAGTCTTTTTCCCTGCTCGGCCAGACGGCAGCGCATCCGACCCGGGTACGCTGGAAGGACATAATCCTCTCGTGCATCAACGTGGGCGTGGACTCCATGTTCATCATCGTGCTCATCGGCTTTCTCATGGGACTGATCCTGTCCTTCCAATCGGCCATCAGCCTCCAGCGGTTCGGCGGCGAGATATTCGTCCCCAACATGCTCGGCCTGGTCATGTTCCGCGAGATGGGACCGCTGGTCACCTCCATCCTCCTGGCAGCGCGATCCGGCTCGGCCTTCGCCGCCGAGATCGGGACCATGAAGATCAACGAGGAACTGGACGCCCTGACCACCATGGGACTCTCGCCCATGCGCTTCCTGGTGGTCCCCAAACTGCTGGCAACCATGTGCATGGTTCCCCTGATGACCATGTTCTTCAATCTGGCCAGCCTGGTGGGCGGCGCCCTGGTCATGCTCTCCATGGGCTACCCCCTGGTTACCTTCACCTCGCGCGTCTTCGCCAACGTGAGCGCAACCGACTTCTGGGGCGGCATGGCCAAGGGGTTGGTCTTCAGCTTTCTGGTGGCGGGCATCGGCTGCCTGCGCGGCATGCAGACCCGGTCCGGGGCCAGCGCAGTGGGACTGTCCACCACCAGCGCCGTGGTCTCGGGCATCATCCTCATAGCCTTCGCCGACGGCCTGTTCGCCGTGGCGTACTATTATTTAGGAATATAGGCGGGCGCCATGGCGGACAATATCCCGGTCATCAGCGTGCGCAACCTGACCTGCGGCTATGACGGCGTGGTCATCGTGGACAACGCGACCTTCGACATCCGCCGGGGCGAGGTCTTCATCATCCTCGGTGGTTCGGGCTGCGGCAAGTCCACCCTGCTCAAGAACATGATCGGCCTGATCGAGCCCATGGCGGGCCAGATATTCTTCGACGGAGAGGAGCTGACGGCCGCCTCGGACGAGATGCGCCAGACGATCATCCGCAAGTTCGGGGTGATGTACCAGATGGGCGCCCTGTTCGGCTCCATGTCCGTACTCCAGAACATCATGCTGCCCCTTGAGGAATTCACGGACCTGCCCGCTGACGCCATCGAGATCATCGCCAAGTCCAAGCTGGCCATGGTGGACATGGAAAAGGCGGCTTACAAAATGCCTGCCGCCCTGTCCGGGGGCATGAAGAAACGCGCGGCCATCGCCCGCGCCATGGCGCTCGACCCCCGCATCCTCTTCTTGGACGAGCCCGGCGCGGGACTTGATCCCATCTCCAGCGCGATCCTGGACGAGCTCATCCTCGACCTCGCCAAGAACCTGGGCATCACCTTCGTCATCGTCACCCATGAGCTCGAAAGCATTTACAAAATAGCGGATCGAGTTATCATGCTCGACAAGGATGTCAAATCCATCGTGGCCGAAGGCGACCCACGCGTGCTGCGCGACACATCGGAAAACCCGTTCGTCAAACGCTTTTTTCTCCGGCAACCCGACATCGACATCCCCGGCCACGGTCCGGACGGACAACCGGCAGCCCAAGGATAGGTAATGATACGCAAAAGAGACTACTTCAAGCTCGGCCTGTACATAGTTCTCGGCACCGGCATGCTCCTGGCGGTCGTGGTCATCCTCGGAGCCGGGCACTATTTCCAGACCACCTTCCCCATGGAGACCTATTTCGACGAATCGGTCAACGGGCTTTCCGTGGGCTCCCCGGTGAAACTGCGCGGCGTTCAGGTGGGCCGCGTGGCCGAAATCAACTTCGTATCCAACATCTACCACAACGCCAAATCGCCCCAGTCGCGCTACGTCTACGTCCGTTGCGAGATCAACCCGGACCTGTTCCGGGAGATGACCGACAAAGAGTTCATCTCCCATGTCGAGACGGAAGCCAAGCGCGGCATGCGCATCAGGCCCACTTCGCTCGGCCTGACCGGCCAACTCTTCCTGAACACGGTCTACCAGGACCCCAAGAATAATCCGCCCCTGGGCATCAGCTGGACCCCGGAATACGCGTACATTCCGGCCGTGCCCTCCACCTTGAGCCGGGTCGAGGAGGCCGTGACCAACATCAGCAAGACTCTGAGCGGCCTGAAACAGGAAGACCTCGAATCAATCATCACGGATGTCAAATCCATCGTCGGAACGCTCAATGACTTCATGAAGACCGAGGGCGGCCGGGAAGCGGGCAATCGCCTGCTCGCCATCCTCCAGTCCACCCAGGGCATCCTGGCCCAGACCGACAAGTTGCTCGGCGATCCGGCGACCAAGACCCTCATCCCGCATGCGGCCTCCATCCTGTCCAACGTCGATCGCATCACCACCGAATCGGCGGACGACATCATCAAGGCTGCTTCCGAGACCCGGCAGGCCATCGCCAGCTTCAAGCAGGCCTCCCAGGTCCTGAGCAAGACCCTGACCGACCCGCGCATGGACAAGGCCATGGGCGAGATCGCCCCATCCCTGGAAAACATCTCCAAGGCCTCGACTGACCTGGCCGCCGCAGTATCCAAGGTCCATGCCCTGGTCAACCGCCTCAACGGCGTGCTCGCCTCCCAGGAGGCCAACGTCCGGTCCATCGTCGAGGATACCAGGGAAGCCATGCAGAACGTCAAGGAACTCACGGACGAGGCCAAACGGTACCCGTCCGGCATGATATTCGGCAACCCGCCGAGCAAATCCAATCCCGAAGGCAACTAGGCGGTACCCGTCATGAAACGACACGCCATCCTCATCGCACTCCTGGTCACGGCCCTGGCCGCTTCGGCCTGCGTCAAGCTGGGCGCCCGGCCCCTGGAAAAACGGTACTATCAGATAGCCCCCGCGCGCACCGCCACCAAGGCGGCCGCACCCCGCAAACTCGTGCTCATGGTCCGGCGGCTGTCCGTCTCGGACCTCTACAACACCCGCGAGCTGGTCTACCGATCCCCCGAGGAACGCATCGACTCCGACTTCTACAACCTCTTCTTCGTCAGCCCGTCCAACATGCTGACCACGGAACTGCGCCGTTGGCTGCGCGAATCCGGGCAGTTTAAGCACATCATCGAGCCGGGCAGCATCGCCGTGCCCGATCTGACCCTGGAGGGTACGGTCAACGCCCTGTACGGCGACTACACCTCCGACCGGCCCGCCGCCGTGGTCGAGATGCAGTTTTTCGCGGTGGACGAGTCCACGGCCGAAAACGATATCGTCTTCTCCGGCTCCTACGCCGAACGCGTCCCCCTTGCCGACAGCTCCCCACAGGCCCTGGTCAAAGCCTTGACCCAGGGCGTGGAAGCCGTGTTCACTTCCCTTGAATCCGACCTGGCCGCCGCGCCGCTCAAAAACTGATGGCCAAAAAATCAACATACCGTCCCGAGGAATTCGACGAGATCGACGACCGCCCGAGCCGCTCTCAGCTCAAACGCGACATGGCCGCCCTGCAACAGCTCGGGGCCGACCTGGCCGCCTTGGGCGACAAAGTCGTCAAAGAGGCGGGCCTGCCTCCGGAAGTGGAAAAGGCCCTGCTGCTCATCAAAACCATCACCAAGCACGAGGCCAGACGCCGCCACATGCAGTACGTGGGCAAACTCATGCGCACCTTCGACACCTCCCGCGTCCGCGACCTGGTCGAAGCCGCCCAACTCGGCCACACGGTCAAGACCGAGGCCTTCAAGCGCGTCGAAGCCCTGCGCGACCGTCTCTTGGGTGGCGACGACGACCTGCTGCAAGAGTTGTTCGACAATCACCCCGACCAAGGCCAGCGCCTCCGCCAACTGACCCTCGGCGCGCGCCGCGAAAAAGCGGCGGGCAAACCCCCTCGGGATGCCAGGGCCCTCTTCCGCCTGCTGCGCGACCTCCAGGGCGAAGCATAGCCCTTCCGACGACCGGGAAACAAAAAAAAACAACCCCATGGGTCTTGACGGCGGGGGTTGAGGGATTATTTTGTATCATTGAATAAATGACGGCCTGATCCGCCGCACGCAAGGAGATACAGAGATGGTTATCCATGAATACGCCGGCATCGTCACCGAGTTGCCCGACAGAGACTGCCCGCACTGTGGCAAGCGGCTGGACGCCTGGCTCGCACCCCCCGAAACCGGTTGGGGTGTCATCCTCATCTGCAACAACAACAATTGCCCGCACTACCTCGGTTCCGAGGGAGACATACTGAACAAGCGCGACGATTCCCACCTGGGCTGCCGCTATGCCGAAAACCCGGACAACGGCTTCAAGCCCGTCAACGTCCTGGCCGTCTGCCCCCACTAGGGCAAACATTTCATAGAACACCGTGAAAAGGGTCCGGCGAAAGCGGGGCCCTTTTCACGTTTCGGCCACCGGACGCCGATGATCTCCATCCGAATAAATGATGGCGGACGCCATTCCCATCACCTGGCAACAATGGTAGATGATCCGATCACATCCGCAGGAGTCGCATATGGTTATCGCTGAAGGAAAAACAAGGGCATTACTGGCGCTGTGGGCGGCAGTCATGCTCTGGGCCAGTTCGTTTATCGTGCTCAAGATCGCCTTTCAGCGCTTCGATCCCATGGTGGTCATCTTCGGCCGCATGTTCATCGCTTCCCTCTGCTTCCTGCTGGTCTTCAAGAGCCTGCGCAAGATCGACTACCGCCCCGGGGATTGGAAACTGCTGGCCTTCATGGGCATTTGCGAACCAGGGTTCTACTTCGTATTCGAGGCCCTGGCCCTGACCTACACGGACGCCTCCCAGGCCGGAATGATCTGCGCTCTGCTGCCCCTCATGGTGGCCGTGGCCGCGCGCCTGATCCTGAAAGACCCCCTGACCCGCCGGACCATCACCGGATTCAGCCTGGCCATCGTCGGGGCCGTGATCCTGTCGAGCGCAGCCGAGGCCACGGCGACGGCGACCAACCCGACGCTCGGCAACTTCTTGGAATTCCTGGCCATGATTTGCGCCTGTGGGTACATGATATCGCTGAAGAAGCTGACCCCGCGCTACAATCCGTGGTTCCTGACCATGATCCAGGCCTTCACGGGCTCGCTGTTCTATTTCCCGCTGCTCTTCCTGCCCTCCACCGAGCTGCCCACCGCCTTCGACGCCATGGGCGTGATATCCATCCTCTACCTGGGCGTGTTCGTGACCATCGGGGCTTACGGTATGTACAACTACGGCATGTCCAAGATCCCGGCGGCCCAGGCCTCGGCCTTCATCAACCTCATTCCGGTGATCACCCTGATCCTGGGGCTGGTCCTGCTGGACGAACGACTCAACTGGATGCAGTACACGGCCTCGGCCCTGGTCGTCGTCGGCGTGTACGTCAGCCAGGAGAAACGGGCCAAGACGCCCGCTCCCACCGCCTAGAGGCCGATGAAGATATCCTCCCGGTCGCAGCCCGCCTCGGCCAACAACCGGGAAACCGCCCCCATTCCCGCCTCGCCCACATCCAGGCTGTAGTCCGTAACGAAGGTCTCGATGTGCGTGCGGATGACGTCCTCGCTCAATTCCTGGGCGTGGGCGCGAATATAATCACACCCGGCCTCGGGTTCGTTGCGGGCGAAGAGCAGGCTCTGCCGAATGGCCTCGTTCATGCGCCGGGCAAGATCCTCGCCAAGGGATCGCCGGACGGCAATGGCTCCGAGCGGAATGGGCAGTCCCGTATGCGCTTCCCACCACACCCCCAGATCGAGCACCCGGACCAGATCGCGCTTCTGGAAAGTGAACCGCCCCTCGTGAATGACCACGCCGGCGTCCACCCGCCCGGCCTGCACTGCGGGCATAACCTCGTCGAAAACCATGGGCACGCGGTTGACCGCGATCCCAGCCTCCCGACAGCACAGCCCGAAGATCAGATTGGCCGTGGTCCGTTCGCCCGGGATGGCCACGTCGGAACCGTCCAGGGATGCGAGGGTGCGGGCCTTCCGCGCCACCAGCACCGGCCCTGCCCCGTAGCCCATGGCTCCGCCCGCGCGCAACAGCACGTACTCGTCCAGAATTCCGGCGGCCGCAGCCGTGGACACCTTGACCACGTCCAGCGCCCCGCCAGCGGCCAGCCCGTTCAGTTCCTCCACATCGGCCAGGGTCACGTCCAGCCCGCCTGGCCATGGGATGATCCCCGTGGCCAAGGCGTGAAAGATGAAGGTGTCGTTGGGACAGGGAGAATAGCCGAGAGTTAGTTTTTTTTGCATGACAACCTTCTGTTTTAACTAAATTTAGCCACCATGCTTGACACAATCCCCGCGCCCTTGTACTCATGGTGACCACCCGGTCACCACTAACGGAACCGACCGGAAAGCGCAAGTGCGGGAGCCACGGCATTGACGAAAAAAACCTTCGAGAATCTACCCGAGGAAAAACAACGGCGCGTCCTGGACGAGGCGACCGTGGAATTTGCCGAGCACGGTTACCATCAGGCGAGCGTCAACCGCATCGTCGACCGCCTAGGCATCGCCAAGGGGTCGCTGTTCAAATATTTCGGCAACAAGCAAGGACTGTTCGAGCACATCTTCAGCAGCGCTGTGACCGGGTTCAAGAAACCTCTCAAAGCCATCCGCGACACGCCCGATCTGGACTTCTTCGAACGCATGGAACAGAGCTTCCTGGCCGGAACCCGATT includes:
- a CDS encoding Lrp/AsnC family transcriptional regulator, translating into MNIRKIDKLDLEILNILQEDGKISNAEIARKVGKAPSAVLERVRKLRKGDIIKGYECIVNHKALGRGLTAFTSIRVEEGVGATEVGQKLAEFPEVLEVHYTAGRDSYLVKVRVEDTEALQATLAKFGTLGPVRDTNSTIVLTTVKESRVIPLPHEND
- a CDS encoding ABC transporter permease codes for the protein MATTNKRSPTDARVALSTRNGGLVLALSGRLDATGTAAIWNDVVKGASSAGFTRLTADCAGVTYMDGSGVALLLKLKELCAEKRAAIDLTNLRDEDRRLIGLTWDSILPKWRDSEREQRGLAESLSVTGNELRQGLRAMIAFVGESFSLLGQTAAHPTRVRWKDIILSCINVGVDSMFIIVLIGFLMGLILSFQSAISLQRFGGEIFVPNMLGLVMFREMGPLVTSILLAARSGSAFAAEIGTMKINEELDALTTMGLSPMRFLVVPKLLATMCMVPLMTMFFNLASLVGGALVMLSMGYPLVTFTSRVFANVSATDFWGGMAKGLVFSFLVAGIGCLRGMQTRSGASAVGLSTTSAVVSGIILIAFADGLFAVAYYYLGI
- a CDS encoding ATP-binding cassette domain-containing protein, which gives rise to MADNIPVISVRNLTCGYDGVVIVDNATFDIRRGEVFIILGGSGCGKSTLLKNMIGLIEPMAGQIFFDGEELTAASDEMRQTIIRKFGVMYQMGALFGSMSVLQNIMLPLEEFTDLPADAIEIIAKSKLAMVDMEKAAYKMPAALSGGMKKRAAIARAMALDPRILFLDEPGAGLDPISSAILDELILDLAKNLGITFVIVTHELESIYKIADRVIMLDKDVKSIVAEGDPRVLRDTSENPFVKRFFLRQPDIDIPGHGPDGQPAAQG
- a CDS encoding MlaD family protein; this encodes MIRKRDYFKLGLYIVLGTGMLLAVVVILGAGHYFQTTFPMETYFDESVNGLSVGSPVKLRGVQVGRVAEINFVSNIYHNAKSPQSRYVYVRCEINPDLFREMTDKEFISHVETEAKRGMRIRPTSLGLTGQLFLNTVYQDPKNNPPLGISWTPEYAYIPAVPSTLSRVEEAVTNISKTLSGLKQEDLESIITDVKSIVGTLNDFMKTEGGREAGNRLLAILQSTQGILAQTDKLLGDPATKTLIPHAASILSNVDRITTESADDIIKAASETRQAIASFKQASQVLSKTLTDPRMDKAMGEIAPSLENISKASTDLAAAVSKVHALVNRLNGVLASQEANVRSIVEDTREAMQNVKELTDEAKRYPSGMIFGNPPSKSNPEGN
- a CDS encoding ABC-type transport auxiliary lipoprotein family protein gives rise to the protein MKRHAILIALLVTALAASACVKLGARPLEKRYYQIAPARTATKAAAPRKLVLMVRRLSVSDLYNTRELVYRSPEERIDSDFYNLFFVSPSNMLTTELRRWLRESGQFKHIIEPGSIAVPDLTLEGTVNALYGDYTSDRPAAVVEMQFFAVDESTAENDIVFSGSYAERVPLADSSPQALVKALTQGVEAVFTSLESDLAAAPLKN
- the yjgA gene encoding ribosome biogenesis factor YjgA — translated: MAKKSTYRPEEFDEIDDRPSRSQLKRDMAALQQLGADLAALGDKVVKEAGLPPEVEKALLLIKTITKHEARRRHMQYVGKLMRTFDTSRVRDLVEAAQLGHTVKTEAFKRVEALRDRLLGGDDDLLQELFDNHPDQGQRLRQLTLGARREKAAGKPPRDARALFRLLRDLQGEA
- a CDS encoding DMT family transporter → MVIAEGKTRALLALWAAVMLWASSFIVLKIAFQRFDPMVVIFGRMFIASLCFLLVFKSLRKIDYRPGDWKLLAFMGICEPGFYFVFEALALTYTDASQAGMICALLPLMVAVAARLILKDPLTRRTITGFSLAIVGAVILSSAAEATATATNPTLGNFLEFLAMICACGYMISLKKLTPRYNPWFLTMIQAFTGSLFYFPLLFLPSTELPTAFDAMGVISILYLGVFVTIGAYGMYNYGMSKIPAAQASAFINLIPVITLILGLVLLDERLNWMQYTASALVVVGVYVSQEKRAKTPAPTA
- a CDS encoding 1,4-dihydroxy-6-naphthoate synthase — encoded protein: MQKKLTLGYSPCPNDTFIFHALATGIIPWPGGLDVTLADVEELNGLAAGGALDVVKVSTAAAAGILDEYVLLRAGGAMGYGAGPVLVARKARTLASLDGSDVAIPGERTTANLIFGLCCREAGIAVNRVPMVFDEVMPAVQAGRVDAGVVIHEGRFTFQKRDLVRVLDLGVWWEAHTGLPIPLGAIAVRRSLGEDLARRMNEAIRQSLLFARNEPEAGCDYIRAHAQELSEDVIRTHIETFVTDYSLDVGEAGMGAVSRLLAEAGCDREDIFIGL